DNA sequence from the Anaerolineales bacterium genome:
GAGCGCGCGGGCTTGTCCCATCCCCAACAGGGCGCCTTCGACCGCAATCGGTGATCGAGTCCCCAATAAACAGCAATCGGCTTCCAGGTTTCAGCAGCACTAGCCGCTCCCCAACCGACCAGATTCTACGCCGCGGGTGTCATCTGTGGTATCCGCTCTAATGTGCCTGGCCTCCGGTCGCGATGCTCAGGGCACTGCCGGGGACTTGGAGCAACCCCTTCCGGCGGGGTGGGAGCGGCTGGCACCAAGATTGGGCTAGAAAGCCCTGCTCACGGGAGACGCGCCGGGATCGCCGCCTACCTGCCCTGCGGCTTGGGAGTATCGAGGGATCCCCAGGAGGTCGACCTGCTCGCAACACGCTGGGCCGGGAGTTCTCGCAGCGGAGCCAACAGGGGAAGCCGCTGGGAACCCTACCGGGTTTGCGCGGCAGCCGCAGCGGTCAGTCCATCGCCAAGATCCACGATCGGGGCTTCAGCCAAGCCCTGTCGGGCATTGCGTCGCCTACACCTCGCCGGCAGACTGAAATCCCCGCTGGGGGCACAACCCTCGGTCACGGACTCACGGGGCGATGGGTCGTCGCACCCGCGGTCTAACGGGTCACGTCCAAGGCCTCGGGGCAGCGAGCGGTTTCCCTGGACGGTGCTGGACACCTTCGGCCCTGTGTTCTACCCCGGAAAGAATCCGGCGGTCGAGACGATAAGCACGAACAGGGGAACTACGCTGCCGAAGGCGCTGTGCAGGTGGAGGCGGCTCCCTTCAGCCAGGAGGCAGAGGAAGCTGTCCTGGGTTCGGTCCTGATCAACCCCGAGGTCTTCTTCGACGTTGCGCCGTTCCTCCCCCCGGAGGACTTCTACCTTCACCACAACCGATGGATCTGGGAAGCCTTACTGCGGCTGCTGGACCAGCGTCAGC
Encoded proteins:
- a CDS encoding replicative DNA helicase (unwinds double stranded DNA), with the protein product MEAAPFSQEAEEAVLGSVLINPEVFFDVAPFLPPEDFYLHHNRWIWEALLRLLDQRQPIDILTVSEELGRQGKLSEVGGEAYLTGLVARVPTSLHAEAYGKLGEQAAHP